The genomic region GCTGCACGTCCGCGGATGAACTTGGGCAGTCTGGCGTGAAAAAGCGCGGCACCGTCCCGGCCTTTGGGATCTCGGAGTTGGCTCCATTTTGCAAGCAAAGCGACGGTGGTGTCGCCTCCAAGCAGGGAATCCAATCCGTTCCAATCATGGGTGGGAGGTCGTGGCATGGAAGCGCGGGGTTTATTTATTATACTCGGTGGCGAAGCTTTTGAGCCGTAATCTTCTTTTGTTTTAAGCTTCCGAGCCTGATGAGATGATTATGACAAAGCTGCTGATGCTACTCATGTCGTTTTGGAACAGTCATATGGGACGGAGGGACGAGGCTCCTCTGCCGTTCGGCAGGGTGCCGTTCCATCCCTGACAGGTGGGCTCATTGAAAAACAGGcccacatggcagtgccacaactgCAGGTGATGTACGTCAGGGGAGCCGCttccgggacggagggagtaacgtTTAGCTGATATGAAATCGTAAGCTTGgatctactacctccgtccatgcaaaaataaataaataaattctaCTACCTCTGTCTGGGGTTTGTTAGTCATCATCATATTTTGGATCAAAATTTTACCAGATATAGTATTTGGCtatcaaaatgttaatgcatgtcaccagaAATTATATTGTTTGATTCGTGTTTGAACGTAAATTTTGAGTGCTATTACTTTTGTTATGTATAACTTGTATTTTTATTActtcctctgttcacttttataagaccttgaagacatttcagacaatgtgcaaaacagactattttgagttgtctgaaatgacttacaaaagtgaacggaggaaGTAGTTAAAATCATGATCTAAACTACGAGGGGTCtagtaaactaggacggaggtagttaTAGATCTAATCCCTTTCAGCTCCATCGGCCAGCCCACGGAATCTCCTCCCCTCTGCCTGACGCTCTGGCGTGCCTTGGTTCTGGCTTTTGGTTTAGGTTAGCTTATTTTCTTGCAAGGGCGATGTTCAGGCAGATGGTGGCGTCTCACCTTCAAGTTAGTCTTTCGGGTTCCGATCCTTCTCGAGGTTGTCCGTCAGAACAGATTTGATGGAGCTTCGACGTAGTTTTCTGTCGTCTCTTTGGAGCGGTGAGGTTAGTATATCGCCTTGCATTCACGATGACGACATATGTTGTAAGGCGCTCCAAAATGATTCAAGGGTTCAACAACAACGACTGCGGCTCCAGGACGTTGGGACATGTCATATGTGCATGAAGACTTTTTGGCTGTCATCGACAAGGCCATAGTTTAGGAAAATGTGGACCCAAAAAGCTCTTCAACAATTTCATAAACATGTAAAAAAGATTATAGGATCCCGTATAATCTTGGCAACTTCTCCTGTATAATCTTCGAAACTTCTCCTCTATAAAATTTACGGGATTCAGTACAATCTCCAAAACTTCCCCTTCATCTACAGGAACATGGCCAATGTGTGGTGGGACGGGACGCCCCTGGTTTTTCTATTTCGCATTTTtgccttttgtttttccttttctcttctttAAAATAATCTAGGATTTCAGAAAAGTTCCAAACTTTTAAAAAtggtaattttaaaaaaatatttgagaaatCATGAATTTTTTGTGAATTCAACAAATGTAATGATTTTGAAAATATTGggaaaatcataaaatgttcatagattcaaaaatatgtttgtgttttttttgcatatttgaaaaatgatcatgaatttggaaaatgtttgtgagttcaaaaattgttcatgaatttttgAAAATGTTCACAAGTTCAGATTTTTTTCAGAATTTCCAGGAAAGTTCATTGATTAAAAAAATTGTTCTTCATAAAAACAGAAAAATATTTGTCAATTTTTAATAATTGTTTCCATATAAAAAAAATTCACGAGTTTCAGAAAAATGTTTAcaatttcaaaaattattcatgaATTTGTATGTTTTTTGGTGAATTCGAAAACTGTACATGATTCGTAAAAAAAATCTCGCCGCATGTTTATTCATTTTTTCTAGGGCTTGTTGAGTTGTTCCCTCACCACAACCCCTTTGGACCAGTTTGtgctatgtatgtgtgtgtgtgtgtgtgtgtgcggtgaGAACCTTGTTGGACCTTGTGGGCGAAAGTCTTTTCCGGTAAatcttcatgaatttaaaaaacgTCCATGTTATCATAAATAATGTTTGAGAATTCTAAAACTGTTCATGATTTGAAAAAATGCTCACAAATTCATAAGATATACAcaaaatgaataaaaaataaaataaataaaagaagaaaaaactaacatgaaataaaacgaaaatactaaaagaaagaaagaaggaatATGAAAAAAAGGAGAAAACGAAGATGAAAAGGCAGAAAACCCACGAAAGAAAACACAAAAGAAGGGTCTCTAAAACCATCCCAAAACCGAAAAGCTAGTTGGACCGGCTACGCAACGAAGGAGGAGAGGGTACTCGTTTGGTGGTGGCTGGCCTATTTGACGCATGCACGCGTTTTTTCTGCGGGTTGttttgatttggtttttctttttttccttctttcgtttttctttttcttctttgagaTTTTGGTTCCCTTTTTTTCGTCTCCACATGTAttaatttttatttatgtttttgcaataTAGAGTGAACATTTGtctaatatacgatgaacattatTTCAAATATGGCGAACATTTTACGTTTTTTGTGTACATTGATCACTTTTTAATgtatggtgaacttttttcaattatAAGGAACATTTTAATAACACACCAAACATATTTAATTATACATTGAACTTTTTATATACACCAAACATAAAATAACACATACGTAACAAATTTTGTTTAAAatacttttttctattttttaatagGTTATAAAAATATCTAGCTCCTAAAAACATCAACCGGGTTTTTAAGCTAAGACTCCCCTGTTTGACGCCCACGGGCGTCATACATAAGCTCTCGTCCGAGAGCAGTGTCTGAAAGTAGACCATAAATCGCCCACAAAAACTTTTCGAGCAATTCAAACAAAAGGATTCCTAAGAAATTATTTTGGTTCAAAAAGCAAATTTCGGTCTATTTGATGGTACGGCGGCACGATGGTGGTGGTTCGACTAACTCAAAACTAACATAGCCTCTATCAGGAAGTCACTGACGCCGTGCATTCATATCACGCGCGGTTACTTGGGGTCGGATAGTTTCTGCTTCTTTCTAGGGCGTGATACGTACAGCTCGTTTGTTCTCACATTTTCTTGCGGCCCaccctttctttattacttctttgcCTTCTTCTGCAAACAGAGCAGATTCACAATCATGAGAAGACCATCCTACTTTCTTCAGtatacagcagcagcagcccacACTCGAAAATAggttaaggcctcctttggtttggaggaatttcatagaaattctagaggataggatttcttataggattttttcctttagagccctttggttcataggaatggattcttattcctacataggattggttcctatcctccacattttataggaaaataaaaatgagcctagactcaggcctcttttggttcataggatagaattatcataggaataggaattttgtaggaaatgagatggtatgtatctcaaatcctatgagtaggaataggaaacgagatgtcatttggttgacaccaaaggaatttttccattgagtctaggctcatttttattttcctatgaaatatggaggataggaaccaatcctatgtaggaataggaatctatTTCTATGAACCAAAGggttctaaaggaaaaaatcctataagaatcctatcctctaaaattcctatgaaattcctccaaaccaaaggaggcctcaatggaaaaattcctttggtgtcaaccaaataacatctcgtttcctattcctacttataggatttgagatacatgtcatctcatttcctacaaaattcctattcctacggtaatcctatcctatgaaccaaaagaggcctaaaAATGGTTGGACAAGATTTTGTAGCAAAGGTAGAACGAAAGTGGTGCTACCTTTGAGGGCATGGCCACCATATCAGCAACCTCGTTATCGCCACTGGTGGCCATGGCAGACTCAGATGAACCTGCAGTGCTCCCCTGAAACAAAAACAACCAGTGCTTAGTAACTAATACTACAAGAAAAGGTGGATCATACTGACAGAAAGAAAACACAAAAGGGAAACCTAACCTTTGGGGGAATAGATGCAGCTTCTCTCGTTCTTTTGTTTCCATCCACTTTCTTCGATTGCTTGTCCGGCTTCTCTTGAAGTTTCTTTGTCGACTTCTTTTTGTCACTCAGAGAATGCTTGCCATTCTCAAGTTCAATATCAGTCTACAGTATACATAATGACAAGATATTATTAATCAAACAGTAGGTAAAGAAGCCAACATTTTCAGTTGCAACTGCTACAATACAATACCCACACAGTACAAGGAAAAATCTACATAGCACGTGGGTTGTTGATTCTACTAATTCAAGTAGCACGTTGTGAACTGCACTGATCTTAGAAATTAACATGGAATGAATTATATGGTCAGCTGCACTGCTGTAGGATGGCCAGCTCGAATGAAATCATGAAGACTGCTAACCACCATAGCAGTTCATGAATTGGTGAAAAATCAGCATACCAAAAACTGTAAAACAACTGCAATAGCATGCTCTAGAAACCAAAAATAGATTGAGTCACACCTTGCTAGGCTGCTGTGGAGATGGAAAGGGTGTGTACGGCTTCTTCAGTTTGATATTCTCCCTAGAAAACAGCAAGCAACGCGCAGGCATAAGACGCAACACCAACTTTTCAGTATGAAATACGGTGCAAAATTCCTTACTTCTCATACTCTGGTAGAATCCTGCCCCAGCTTTCATTAGTCAGGGCAGGTGTTTTAGCCGGCTCACGTTCTTTTTTGAATTCCTGATTAGTTAACAAAAACTGGTAAGTAATTTTAGGCAACAGGCATACACCTTATAACAAAACACATGTGGTAAAACCAAATCAGTCACCTGAATGTGATCCAGTGGACCCTTTATGTTATTCATGCAATCTTCTGCAATCTTTCTGACTTGTTTTAGTCCCCTTCCGTCGAGGGAACCCATGGCAGCAACAGTATTTCCCTTTCATGATAGTCAATATTTAAGCATAAAGAGTAAAAGGTAGTACACCTATAAATCTGTACTGTAACTTTGATGAAGTACTAAGGTTGAAATTATGGAAAAACCTGAACTAAGATGTAGCAGCCAGTCAAATTCTCTATGGCCTGTAGTGCACAAAACAAACATGTGAACACAGGAGTACATTAAAGGAGACACAACCACAGGACAAGAACCATATGAGAGTGATACCTTAAGGGTAGACATATTAGGTCCTAACAGACGCTCTCTCCGTTCAGAAAACCTTTTCTGTACATGGCACATTATTATTGGACTGAGTAAAAGCTAAATTCATCAAGAGCGGCAAAAGAGAATGATCTAAGGTGTAATTTAAGAAATCACCATAATCTAAATCACACTAAAAACAgaaatattactccctccatcccataatgtaaaaAGTTTTCGCAAACtatgttagcttgcaaaaatatcttatattattggacggagggagtagattgtaGAATACAAAACGAGTATTTTTATATTTGGATTCATGAAACTTTTATCGAGGAAACAGAGTATACAACACATGCAATTATGCAACTAGGTGGAACACAGTATTATCTCCAGTAAATCTATAAAATGTGAGAGCATATGTGAAAAAGACAACACTGACCTTGTAAATTACCCTAAGTAATGTAATTTAGGGGTGTCATCATAAAAATGGACAAAACAAAGTAAAAAATAAATACAACACACAGTGCATATAAGAGATGAAAAACTTCCTAACACAATtacattgtactccctctgttcaaaaCTATTAGATTGTAGAATATCTTATAATAGTGAATGGAAGGAGTAGTAGGTAATTCTGAAACAACAAAATGCAATTAAGCATCCAGAGTCAGGAGAAAAGGGAATAGCTAAAGGTTATCTAATGTCTAATATATAATTATTTGATTAGTTCTACAACCTACTTTGACAATTAAAAATTTCTTTACATTGTTCTTCTTGTTGAAATATTTGATAGCTAGCAGAGAACCACAGCAGCAATAATCATGGTAAAGTCAAAGCATTCTGTGCAACTGCACAGAGCTGAAGTTCAAGAATGAAAGAGCCTTACCCTATTCCTTACGAGGTCACCAATCTTAATAATATCGCAGGTCATATCATCATTGAGTATTTTAATCGCCTGCAAAAAATTAGTACAGGTTTAATTTGGGATGAACAACTCCCGGAAAAAATATGATCAAGGTGTCGGTGTCAGGGACTCTAGAATAAGAATGGCACATTTAATACATATAAGGGAATGTTCTTTTTTTCATTATAGGGTACTCAAATTCTCATCCGTTAGATATTTGCCGAATGATGCCGCCCGCGAGTTAAACAAAAACCTCCATAATACATATATACATTGACACATGTCAGACAGAGTTGCACAGAAGCTGAAGGGCTCGATCGATGAGCAACAAAGGATATGCTTGTGTACCTGATGTACAGGGACACTCCGCGACAGGAGTCTGGTCAGGTCCCTGGCCTTGACAACAATGTAGGGGTCCCTGGTCTTCCTGGTGGTCGAAACCGTCATGGATCCCTCACTCTGCACACGCACGTATGTACAACATCATGGGACTGACTGATCCCAAAATTTGGATATTAATTAATCTATCTATTGCTtgagaaaaaggcccaaacaagTGATCAGCGTACCAAACTGAGCTTGCAGGAGACCCCTTGCTCCTTGAGCGCGCCCTTGACGACCGGCCACGCCTCCAGCAGAGACTCCTCTGCACccgaacaaacaaacaaacaaacagggCACCTCAGCGATCAAATACGCTTCAATTCCATTGAATCgcaggagggggaaggggggagaggGTCGATCGGTCGCATGCCTCTGTCTTCTTTTCATCATTGAGATCAAGCGTGTTTGTTTTTGGTGTGCTGGGCTGGGCAAATGTGATGGATTGGGCCTTTCGGCTCACAAGTTCGGTGGACAGTGCTGATTTTGGGTTTGTTTGGTTTATACCTAGAGGGCATATGGGCCGGGGTCAGTaatctgttttttcttccttttttttccttttcccctTTTCTGTGGGGTGCCCTCGacacaaatatcccctcaagtaagatgttttaaccttttttttcgAATTGGATGTACGTATATAAACATGATTTAGTGTGCTTGTTTTCTTATTTcggtccgtatgtagtccatattaa from Triticum aestivum cultivar Chinese Spring chromosome 4A, IWGSC CS RefSeq v2.1, whole genome shotgun sequence harbors:
- the LOC123083118 gene encoding KRR1 small subunit processome component codes for the protein MTVSTTRKTRDPYIVVKARDLTRLLSRSVPVHQAIKILNDDMTCDIIKIGDLVRNRKRFSERRERLLGPNMSTLKAIENLTGCYILVQGNTVAAMGSLDGRGLKQVRKIAEDCMNNIKGPLDHIQEFKKEREPAKTPALTNESWGRILPEYEKENIKLKKPYTPFPSPQQPSKTDIELENGKHSLSDKKKSTKKLQEKPDKQSKKVDGNKRTREAASIPPKGSTAGSSESAMATSGDNEVADMVAMPSKKKAKK